The following is a genomic window from Parabacteroides johnsonii DSM 18315.
GAAATTGCATCGCATACGAAAGAAACTGTTTGTTGTATTAAAAGGAATGGAGGAACAATAAAAATGACCGAGAAGAATGACATATTGAAAGACCTGTTTAGCCGGATGCCGGAAGAGGAGCTTCCCGCTTCGTTCCGTACCAACGTAATGAAGCAGATCATGGCCGAAGCCGAACGCAGGCGCAAACTGGGCGAACGTTGGGGATGGATTGCCGTCATCGCCGCCTCGCTGCTTATGATCGGTATCGCAATCGCCTCATTCCTTTATATGGGTATTCCCAAAATATCCGTACAGATACCCGATATGAGTACATTCCCTTTCTATGCCTACATCGGCATACTTGCCCTCATCCTGTTAGGAGCCGATTACAAGTTCAGACAAATATACAAAAGGAGGCAAATGTCTCAGAAAGAAAAGATGTAAGTAGCGGTATTACAAGCTAAAAAGATTGTTTTTTCCATGTAAAAAGTCTTGCAAGTCAGAAAAAAGCATTACCTTTGCCCCCGATTTTTGAGAGATGACAACATAATGTCTAACTTACTAATTAAAACAAACTTAAGTATTAACAATTAGAGAATGGAAAATTTAAAGAACATTCAGCCCATTGAAGATTTCAACTGGGATGCTCTTGAAAAGGGCGATTCTTACGGTGAAGTAAGCAAGGACGATCTTGTAAAAACGTATGACGAGACTTTGAACACTGTAAAGGACAAAGAAGTCGTTATGGGAACTGTAACTGCAATGAACAAACGTGAAGTTGTAGTAAACATCGGTTTCAAATCAGATGGCGTTGTATCTATGGCAGAATTCCGTTACAACCCGGATCTGAAAATTGGTGACGAAGTAGAAGTATACATCGAAAACCAGGAAGACAAAAAAGGACAGCTGATCCTGTCTCACAAGAAAGCACGCGCTACACGTTCTTGGGATCGTGTAAACGAAGCTCTTGAAAAAGACGAAATCATCAAAGGTTACATTAAATGTCGTACTAAGGGCGGTATGATCGTTGACGTATTCGGTATCGAAGCATTCTTGCCGGGTTCTCAGATCGATGTAAAACCGATCCGCGACTACGATGTATTTGTAGGTAAGACAATGGAATTCAAGATCGTGAAGATCAACCAGGAATTCAAAAATGTTGTTGTATCTCATAAAGCTCTTATCGAAGCTGAACTCGAACAGCAGAAGAAAGACATCATCTCCAAACTTGAAAAAGGCCAGGTACTGGAAGGTACGGTTAAGAATATCACTTCTTACGGTGTATTCATCGACCTGGGTGGCGTAGACGGTTTGATCCATATCACAGACCTGTCTTGGGGCCGCGTTTCTCATCCGGAAGAAATCGTTCAGCTGGATCAGAAGATCAACGTGGTTATCCTTGACTTCGATGATGAAAAGAAACGTATCGCTCTCGGCTTGAAGCAGCTGACTCCGCATCCTTGGGATGCTTTGGACCCGAACTTGAAAGTTGGTGACAAAGTAAAAGGTAAAGTTGTCGTTATGGCTGACTACGGTGCATTCATCGAAATCGCTCCGGGCGTAGAAGGTTTGATCCACGTTTCTGAAATGTCTTGGACACAGCACTTGCGTTCTGCTCAGGACTTCATGAAAGTAGGTGACGAAATCGAAGCTGTCATCCTGACTCTGGACCGCGACGAACGTAAGATGTCTCTGGGTATCAAACAGCTGAAAGCCGACCCATGGGAAGATATCGAATCTCGCTTCCCGGTAGGTTCTCGCCACGCTGCTAAAGTTCGTAACTTCACTAACTTCGGTGTATTCGTAGAAATCGAAGAAGGCGTAGACGGCTTGATCCACATCTCTGACCTGTCTTGGACAAAGAAAATCAAACACCCGTCAGAATTCACTCAGATCGGTGCTGAAATCGAAGTTCAGGTTCTGGAAATCGACAAAGAAAACCGCCGTTTGAGCTTAGGCCACAAACAGCTGGAAGAAAATCCTTGGGATGTATTCGAAACAATCTTCACTGTAGGTTCTATCCACGAAGGAACAATCATCGAAGTACTGGATAAGGGTGCTGTAATCTCTCTGCCTTACGGCGTAGAAGGTTTCGCAACTCCGAAACATCTGGTAAAAGAAGACGGTTCTCAGGCTGCTGTAGACGAAAAACTGCAGTTCAAGGTAATCGAATTCAACAAGGAAGCTAAGAGAATCATCCTTTCTCACAGCCGTATCTTCGAAGATGAACAGAAAGGCGCCAAGAAAGAAGCTGGCGAAAAGAAATCATCTGCAAAACGCGGTGGCAAGAAAGAAGAAGAATCTGCAATGGTAACCGGTCCGGTTGAAAAGACTACACTGGGTGACATTGAAGAACTCGCTGCTCTGAAAGAAAAATTGGCTGGTAAATAATTACCGCCTTTTCAGATAAAATAAAAGGAGATGTCCACCCGGATATCTCCTTTTTTATTGCTTGAAAAAAGAATAGAGAAAGCTTTATCAGTCTATCTCCTTGATCGCTTCCTCTACCTGTTCTTGTTCACCGTAATATTGGCAACTTTCGCCGATACCCAA
Proteins encoded in this region:
- the rpsA gene encoding 30S ribosomal protein S1, coding for MENLKNIQPIEDFNWDALEKGDSYGEVSKDDLVKTYDETLNTVKDKEVVMGTVTAMNKREVVVNIGFKSDGVVSMAEFRYNPDLKIGDEVEVYIENQEDKKGQLILSHKKARATRSWDRVNEALEKDEIIKGYIKCRTKGGMIVDVFGIEAFLPGSQIDVKPIRDYDVFVGKTMEFKIVKINQEFKNVVVSHKALIEAELEQQKKDIISKLEKGQVLEGTVKNITSYGVFIDLGGVDGLIHITDLSWGRVSHPEEIVQLDQKINVVILDFDDEKKRIALGLKQLTPHPWDALDPNLKVGDKVKGKVVVMADYGAFIEIAPGVEGLIHVSEMSWTQHLRSAQDFMKVGDEIEAVILTLDRDERKMSLGIKQLKADPWEDIESRFPVGSRHAAKVRNFTNFGVFVEIEEGVDGLIHISDLSWTKKIKHPSEFTQIGAEIEVQVLEIDKENRRLSLGHKQLEENPWDVFETIFTVGSIHEGTIIEVLDKGAVISLPYGVEGFATPKHLVKEDGSQAAVDEKLQFKVIEFNKEAKRIILSHSRIFEDEQKGAKKEAGEKKSSAKRGGKKEEESAMVTGPVEKTTLGDIEELAALKEKLAGK